A DNA window from Aminipila luticellarii contains the following coding sequences:
- the sppA gene encoding signal peptide peptidase SppA — protein sequence MDEEKVGANGTVFSEPDQDGVRFYSMDTKVPNKKARLKKALIIFGIIIAVIVVLGIMLSRFDTDSSSASGGNIYPDDPYIAKLNVEGTIGEGNSDYFGTPVGYQHQWTLDTIDDLIKDDNNKGIILFINSPGGGVYESDELYFKIKEYQKKTGRPVYSAMGTMAASGGYYISTPCDKIIANRNCWTGSIGVTLGTIYDFSGLLEKYGVKTNTITSGANKAMGNPVDPMTDEQKKIFQSLVDEAYDQFVNLVAEGRHMDVQKVRTLADGRIYTAKQALALGLIDKIGTYDEAVADMKTTYKMGDCQVVELDDEQTSLLGMLFGKVNLPALSSKSDVASIVELMKDETEFPISYMCETLKK from the coding sequence ATGGATGAAGAAAAGGTTGGAGCAAATGGGACGGTTTTTAGTGAACCGGATCAAGATGGTGTAAGATTTTATTCAATGGATACAAAAGTACCTAATAAAAAGGCAAGATTAAAAAAAGCATTGATCATTTTTGGAATTATTATAGCTGTAATAGTGGTTCTTGGTATCATGCTCAGTCGGTTTGATACGGATTCATCGAGTGCCAGCGGCGGAAACATCTATCCTGATGATCCATATATTGCAAAATTAAATGTAGAAGGAACGATTGGAGAGGGAAACAGTGATTATTTTGGAACGCCGGTAGGATATCAGCATCAGTGGACTTTGGACACGATAGATGACTTGATAAAGGATGATAACAATAAAGGGATCATTCTATTTATAAACAGTCCGGGGGGCGGCGTATATGAGAGCGACGAGCTTTATTTCAAGATAAAAGAGTATCAGAAGAAGACCGGAAGGCCAGTATATTCAGCTATGGGAACTATGGCAGCCTCCGGCGGATATTATATTTCAACTCCATGTGATAAAATTATTGCAAACAGGAATTGCTGGACTGGTTCCATCGGCGTTACGCTTGGAACGATTTATGACTTTTCAGGACTTTTGGAAAAATATGGTGTCAAAACCAATACGATAACCTCTGGCGCCAATAAAGCCATGGGAAATCCCGTGGATCCTATGACGGATGAACAGAAAAAGATTTTTCAATCTCTGGTAGATGAAGCGTATGACCAGTTTGTAAATCTGGTAGCGGAAGGCCGTCATATGGATGTTCAAAAAGTCAGAACTCTAGCCGACGGCAGGATTTATACAGCAAAGCAAGCCTTAGCGTTAGGTCTGATTGACAAGATCGGTACGTATGACGAAGCTGTGGCAGATATGAAGACGACTTATAAAATGGGAGACTGCCAGGTAGTAGAACTGGACGACGAACAGACATCTTTGCTTGGAATGTTATTTGGTAAGGTGAACCTTCCGGCTCTATCTTCTAAAAGCGACGTTGCTTCTATCGTGGAATTAATGAAAGACGAAACTGAATTTCCGATAAGCTATATGTGTGAGACCCTGAAAAAATAA
- a CDS encoding N-acetylmuramoyl-L-alanine amidase has product MKIRGKRTAAVCTAIVLGINMIPYAAHATDDINDMNVVQASEDMNGVNTADMGENTASSAYKNPQDIIISQPNNGYTTTSSRVSILGAADYRYPVYMNGNEIGITEHGFFAVYVNLNIGNNTFTFTNNGKSKSITITRKSSGSSGSSSSGNGITYWSKSHAPKYAVVKGQNISRMSVPGGDSKSLMMPLATGTMAQIIGETGSLYCLSDYSFVYKSNVTVHDGVLGRDAITSMDLVDDNGYDCTELQLSMGQKALYNLEMGAQSAILTIYNTDQLAWNIIPQNRIIKDIQVLENRNEGYVKYQITFQKDAPINGYYVEFGEGKMLVGFKTIPTITDDSLEGIRIHIDAGHGGTDTGAKGPMDVYGPLEKDINLQIALYAKQYLESKGATVIMTRTDDSDTALADRAAKVAAVKPDFSLSIHCNSMPVTADYNNAKGFLTFYSFDNHSAAEYINSYITSKVGINKSSARYSNLAMTRMTGYPAVLFETSFMSNPSDYEKMIDPETQKQFGEAAGEAVESFIKQLAEKNVNSYA; this is encoded by the coding sequence ATGAAGATTAGGGGAAAAAGAACAGCGGCAGTGTGCACAGCAATCGTTTTAGGCATCAATATGATTCCATATGCCGCACACGCCACAGACGATATAAACGACATGAACGTGGTACAGGCGTCGGAGGATATGAATGGGGTAAATACAGCTGATATGGGCGAAAACACTGCTTCATCGGCGTATAAGAATCCGCAGGATATTATTATATCCCAGCCGAATAACGGATACACGACAACCAGCAGCCGGGTAAGCATATTAGGAGCAGCGGACTACAGATATCCGGTCTATATGAATGGAAATGAAATCGGCATAACGGAGCATGGCTTTTTTGCAGTATATGTCAATTTAAATATAGGAAATAATACGTTTACTTTTACGAATAATGGTAAGAGTAAAAGCATAACCATTACGAGAAAAAGTTCGGGAAGTAGTGGCAGCAGTTCGTCCGGTAACGGCATTACCTATTGGTCTAAAAGCCATGCACCCAAATATGCCGTGGTAAAAGGACAAAATATTTCAAGGATGAGTGTGCCCGGAGGAGACAGCAAAAGTTTGATGATGCCGCTGGCCACCGGAACTATGGCACAGATTATCGGTGAAACCGGGAGCTTGTATTGCCTGTCGGACTATTCTTTCGTGTACAAAAGTAATGTTACGGTGCATGATGGAGTTTTAGGCAGGGATGCGATTACCTCCATGGACTTGGTAGACGATAATGGGTATGATTGTACGGAACTCCAGCTCTCTATGGGGCAGAAGGCTCTGTACAATCTGGAAATGGGAGCACAAAGTGCAATCCTGACCATTTATAATACAGATCAGCTGGCGTGGAATATCATTCCGCAGAACCGCATTATAAAAGATATTCAAGTTCTTGAAAATAGAAATGAGGGATATGTGAAATATCAAATTACCTTTCAGAAGGATGCTCCCATCAATGGGTATTATGTGGAATTTGGGGAAGGGAAAATGCTCGTAGGCTTTAAAACGATACCGACCATCACAGATGACAGCCTGGAAGGAATCCGCATTCATATTGATGCCGGGCACGGCGGAACGGATACCGGTGCAAAGGGGCCGATGGACGTATATGGACCTTTGGAAAAAGATATTAATTTACAGATTGCCTTATATGCCAAGCAGTATTTAGAAAGTAAAGGAGCAACTGTCATTATGACCAGAACCGACGATTCGGATACAGCACTTGCTGACCGTGCAGCAAAGGTAGCCGCAGTTAAACCGGATTTTTCCTTATCTATTCACTGCAATTCCATGCCTGTGACGGCAGATTACAACAATGCCAAAGGATTTCTTACCTTTTATTCCTTTGATAATCATAGTGCGGCAGAATACATAAATTCTTATATTACAAGCAAAGTGGGAATAAATAAATCCAGTGCAAGATACAGCAATTTAGCGATGACCCGTATGACAGGATATCCGGCAGTTTTATTTGAAACATCCTTTATGTCCAATCCTTCAGATTATGAAAAGATGATTGACCCGGAGACGCAGAAGCAATTCGGAGAGGCCGCAGGAGAAGCGGTTGAAAGCTTCATAAAGCAGTTGGCTGAGAAAAACGTGAATTCCTATGCGTAA
- a CDS encoding aminotransferase class I/II-fold pyridoxal phosphate-dependent enzyme — protein MNNQNGINGITSFLLKHRESRPVSFHMPGHKGADIYKRFGYHAFLEHMMDCDITELEGADNLFQAEGIIKSTMEKYKELYEVRKSYLLVNGTSCGLIGAILASVRPEGRLIMARNCHKSVFNALNLGNISPVYAHPVLLEEFGISGEVLPEEIENLLEQHPDAEAVIIPSPNYYGICSDIKAISEIVHSAGKILIVDQAHGAHLKFFSRFMKDGGDGKSGRQALPKPAEECGADIVVNSIHKTLASFTQSAVMNVVTERVDLDILEDKLQLMESTSPSYLLMGSLDTNADLMKANGSELIKEWWGSLTRFYREAEQIQGLRLINTGANMDWTKINLDMSSCGISGHELEQLLIKEHIFPELVTGNIVMCMTGIGNVREDFEQLLGVLRDISNANFYRPKKEHGALKDDLAEMARAIPTQDRLYPLPKKKQYVSLDDAKGKICASSIIPYPPGIPLICPGERISGEAIEYVKALRKAGEKVIGVNEAHQVAVEK, from the coding sequence ATGAATAATCAAAATGGAATAAATGGAATAACAAGCTTTTTGCTGAAGCATAGAGAAAGCCGCCCGGTTTCCTTTCATATGCCGGGGCATAAAGGAGCGGATATTTATAAAAGATTTGGCTATCATGCGTTTCTTGAACACATGATGGACTGCGATATTACAGAGCTGGAAGGGGCGGACAACTTATTTCAGGCAGAAGGCATTATAAAGAGCACCATGGAAAAGTATAAAGAGCTTTACGAAGTGAGGAAGTCTTATTTACTTGTAAATGGAACCAGCTGCGGTCTGATAGGGGCGATTCTGGCTTCTGTCAGACCGGAGGGCAGGCTGATCATGGCGAGGAATTGTCATAAGTCTGTTTTTAATGCACTGAATCTGGGAAATATTTCACCGGTCTATGCGCATCCAGTGCTGCTGGAAGAGTTCGGAATCAGCGGAGAAGTGCTGCCTGAGGAAATAGAGAACTTGCTGGAACAGCATCCGGATGCAGAGGCGGTAATCATACCCAGTCCGAATTATTATGGAATTTGCAGTGACATCAAAGCAATTTCTGAAATTGTGCACAGCGCAGGGAAAATACTGATTGTCGATCAGGCTCACGGTGCTCATTTAAAGTTTTTCAGCAGATTTATGAAGGACGGAGGGGATGGAAAAAGCGGTCGTCAAGCCTTGCCAAAGCCGGCAGAGGAATGCGGTGCAGATATTGTTGTAAACAGTATTCATAAAACACTGGCGTCTTTTACCCAGAGTGCGGTGATGAATGTGGTCACGGAACGAGTGGATCTGGACATACTGGAAGATAAATTACAGCTGATGGAAAGCACCAGCCCGTCTTATCTGCTGATGGGCTCCTTAGATACGAATGCCGATTTGATGAAAGCGAACGGCTCGGAGCTGATTAAAGAATGGTGGGGCAGCCTTACAAGGTTCTATAGAGAAGCAGAGCAGATTCAAGGGCTAAGGCTGATCAATACAGGAGCGAACATGGACTGGACAAAGATCAATCTGGATATGAGTTCATGCGGTATATCCGGACATGAACTGGAGCAGCTCCTAATCAAAGAACATATTTTTCCCGAACTGGTCACCGGAAACATCGTCATGTGCATGACCGGAATCGGAAATGTACGGGAAGATTTTGAACAGCTCCTTGGGGTACTAAGAGATATTAGCAATGCCAATTTTTACAGACCCAAGAAAGAACATGGGGCTTTGAAGGATGATCTGGCAGAGATGGCAAGAGCCATACCAACGCAAGACCGATTGTATCCACTGCCCAAGAAGAAACAGTATGTCAGTCTGGACGATGCAAAGGGAAAGATCTGCGCCAGCTCCATCATCCCATATCCGCCGGGGATCCCGCTTATCTGCCCGGGCGAAAGGATCAGCGGAGAAGCTATAGAATATGTAAAGGCTCTGAGAAAAGCAGGCGAAAAGGTGATAGGGGTCAATGAAGCACATCAGGTAGCAGTAGAAAAATAA
- the ylxM gene encoding YlxM family DNA-binding protein, with the protein MFDKIAEVSLLYDFYGELLTHRQRDAMQLYHEENLSLSEIAQEFSISRQGVHDALKNAEKALYEYEQKLGLVSKFAKTRDAVLQIDSKLDRLIKENHEDKDLINKLEDIKGIIDELDE; encoded by the coding sequence ATGTTTGATAAAATTGCAGAGGTGAGCTTATTATATGATTTTTATGGTGAGCTGCTCACACACAGGCAGAGGGATGCCATGCAGCTTTATCACGAAGAAAACCTTTCCCTTTCGGAAATTGCGCAGGAATTTTCTATCAGCAGGCAGGGCGTTCACGACGCGTTGAAAAATGCAGAAAAGGCACTGTACGAATATGAACAGAAGCTTGGATTGGTCAGCAAATTTGCAAAGACCCGTGATGCGGTATTGCAGATTGACAGCAAGCTGGACAGGCTCATAAAAGAAAATCATGAAGATAAAGATTTAATCAATAAATTAGAGGACATCAAAGGAATCATCGACGAGCTTGATGAATAA
- the asnA gene encoding aspartate--ammonia ligase gives MSKLIIPEGYTPVIDYMESQRAIKKIKDFFQQELAYGLSLRRVSAPLFVTPESGLNDNLNGVERTVDFTLMDMDEAEVQVVQSLAKWKRMALGKYNIAPGHGIYTDMNAIRRDEELDNLHSIYVDQWDWEKVITKDQRTEQYLEETVVIIYNALKNLGDYVNRLYRGLQTELPNEITFVTTQELEDRWPDKTPKERENLIAEEHRAVFIKKIGGALKSGEKHDGRAPDYDDWELNGDIILWDEVLNMAFEISSMGIRVDEEAMERQLKLANAEDRKKLAFHKAILNKEIPYSIGGGIGQSRLCMYFLRKAHIGEVQVSVWPEDMIEKCKENNIFLL, from the coding sequence ATGTCAAAGCTAATAATTCCTGAGGGATACACCCCAGTTATTGATTACATGGAGAGTCAAAGAGCCATCAAGAAGATCAAGGATTTCTTTCAGCAGGAACTTGCTTACGGGCTTAGCCTGAGAAGAGTTTCCGCACCGCTTTTTGTTACCCCGGAAAGTGGGTTGAATGATAATTTGAACGGAGTGGAAAGAACAGTAGATTTTACGTTAATGGATATGGATGAAGCTGAGGTTCAAGTAGTTCAGTCCTTGGCTAAATGGAAGAGAATGGCTCTGGGAAAATACAATATTGCACCGGGTCATGGTATCTATACCGATATGAATGCCATAAGAAGGGATGAAGAGCTGGACAATCTTCACTCTATATACGTGGATCAATGGGATTGGGAAAAGGTCATCACAAAAGATCAGAGAACAGAGCAATACCTTGAAGAAACAGTGGTCATTATCTATAATGCACTTAAGAATTTAGGAGACTATGTAAATCGGTTGTACAGAGGTCTTCAAACGGAGCTTCCGAATGAAATAACATTTGTTACGACTCAAGAATTAGAGGATAGATGGCCGGATAAGACACCAAAGGAAAGAGAAAACCTGATTGCAGAAGAGCATAGAGCCGTTTTTATCAAAAAAATTGGTGGAGCTCTTAAGTCCGGAGAAAAGCATGACGGAAGAGCACCGGACTATGATGATTGGGAATTGAACGGAGATATTATTCTTTGGGACGAAGTTTTAAACATGGCTTTTGAAATTTCTTCCATGGGAATCCGAGTAGATGAGGAAGCCATGGAAAGACAGCTAAAGCTGGCCAATGCAGAAGACCGGAAGAAATTAGCTTTTCATAAGGCTATTTTAAACAAGGAAATACCGTATTCCATAGGAGGCGGTATTGGGCAGAGCCGATTGTGCATGTACTTTTTGAGAAAGGCTCATATCGGCGAGGTACAAGTATCGGTATGGCCTGAAGATATGATTGAAAAATGTAAAGAAAACAATATCTTCTTATTATAA
- a CDS encoding ABC transporter ATP-binding protein gives MIKVDHVNKNFDRFKALDDLNINVNKGSIYGLVGTNGAGKTTIIKHITGIIRPDSGQITIGGEDVFDNRNVKQKMGFIPDDLFFFSTYNLKEMSKFYKALYPNWNQQRYAHMVTQFDLDEGNKLSKFSKGMQKQAAFVLIMSSMPDYLILDEPIDGLDPIVRKLVWKYIVEDVAEREMTVLVSSHNLKELEGICDSIGIIAKGHMIMERDLDELKSDVHKIQVAYKKKPENPYKNLNVLHLETRGTVDLLIVKDKKELVEQTIWKNNPVLFDLLPLSLEEIFIYELGGADHEIQSIIF, from the coding sequence ATGATTAAAGTTGACCATGTAAATAAGAACTTTGACCGGTTCAAGGCCTTGGATGATTTAAATATTAATGTAAACAAAGGATCTATTTACGGTCTGGTGGGTACCAACGGTGCCGGTAAAACTACAATTATAAAGCATATTACCGGGATCATACGTCCCGACTCCGGTCAGATAACCATTGGCGGCGAAGACGTTTTTGATAACAGAAACGTAAAGCAGAAAATGGGCTTCATTCCGGACGATCTATTCTTTTTCTCGACTTATAATCTGAAAGAAATGTCTAAGTTTTATAAGGCCTTATACCCGAACTGGAATCAGCAAAGGTATGCTCACATGGTGACGCAGTTTGATCTGGACGAAGGAAATAAGCTGTCCAAATTTTCAAAGGGTATGCAAAAACAGGCTGCGTTTGTTCTGATCATGTCATCTATGCCCGATTATCTCATTCTGGATGAGCCCATCGACGGACTGGATCCTATCGTGAGGAAGCTTGTCTGGAAATATATTGTAGAAGATGTAGCTGAACGAGAAATGACCGTTCTGGTATCCTCTCATAACCTCAAGGAGCTGGAAGGAATCTGCGATTCAATCGGCATTATCGCGAAAGGGCATATGATTATGGAGCGTGATCTGGACGAATTAAAATCAGATGTACATAAAATCCAAGTAGCGTATAAAAAGAAACCTGAAAACCCTTATAAAAATTTGAACGTTCTTCATCTGGAAACCCGCGGAACTGTAGATCTGCTTATTGTGAAAGATAAAAAAGAGCTCGTGGAACAGACCATATGGAAAAATAATCCGGTGTTGTTCGACCTGCTTCCGCTTTCCCTCGAAGAAATATTTATTTACGAGTTAGGAGGTGCCGACCATGAAATTCAGAGCATCATATTTTAG
- a CDS encoding BaiN/RdsA family NAD(P)/FAD-dependent oxidoreductase, with the protein MNDKNKYDVIIIGGGASGLFCAASYGKLVKGLILERSDSAGKKLLMSGNGQCNVTHGGDIKEFIKHYGENGKKIRSVLYPFNNQRTVDFFEARGISLFERQDGKVFPTSLDAQDILSMLKDCSSGNGFEVSYGRCVCKIEYSGGKYEVLCSDLKHERLIKYSADKVVVAAGGCSYPSTGSDGSIFQVLEELGLEIISVRPSLVPIFVQDYPYSSLSGTSFSPASVTVNGRENRDDLLITHTNFSGPAVINISRYVKAGDKMLINYFPGKSFEEILSEFKKNVPKSSKQTAGFLLEYLGTGVSKRFIEKICERAEIAENQKASALTGSQLKKLAELLTRDTFSVSGTGGFNTAMATAGGVALTEVNLKNMECKKYPGLFFIGEVLDVDGDTGGYNLQFAWSSGYLAGNVSG; encoded by the coding sequence GTGAATGATAAAAATAAGTACGATGTAATCATCATAGGCGGAGGAGCTTCCGGCCTTTTTTGTGCCGCTTCCTATGGAAAACTTGTCAAAGGACTGATCTTAGAAAGGTCAGATTCCGCAGGCAAGAAGCTCCTTATGTCTGGAAACGGGCAGTGCAATGTGACGCATGGGGGCGATATAAAAGAATTTATAAAACATTATGGGGAGAACGGCAAGAAAATCCGCAGCGTTTTATATCCATTCAATAATCAGCGCACCGTGGATTTTTTTGAGGCAAGGGGCATCTCTCTTTTTGAGCGGCAAGACGGCAAGGTCTTTCCTACCTCCTTAGACGCTCAGGATATTTTAAGCATGCTTAAGGATTGCAGCAGCGGGAATGGATTTGAGGTAAGTTATGGCCGTTGTGTTTGTAAAATAGAATATTCCGGCGGAAAATACGAGGTTTTGTGCAGCGATTTGAAGCATGAGAGACTAATAAAATATAGTGCCGATAAGGTAGTGGTGGCGGCAGGCGGATGCTCCTATCCGTCTACAGGATCGGATGGCAGTATTTTTCAGGTTTTAGAGGAATTAGGATTGGAGATCATAAGCGTAAGGCCTTCACTGGTTCCTATTTTTGTGCAGGATTATCCTTATAGTTCTCTGTCGGGAACCTCTTTCTCTCCTGCCTCTGTTACAGTAAACGGAAGAGAGAATCGGGACGACCTGCTGATCACTCATACAAATTTTTCAGGTCCTGCTGTAATCAATATTTCCCGATACGTAAAAGCGGGGGACAAAATGCTGATCAATTATTTCCCGGGAAAAAGCTTTGAGGAAATACTTTCCGAATTCAAGAAAAATGTTCCAAAAAGTAGTAAACAGACAGCGGGTTTTCTGTTAGAATATTTAGGGACGGGAGTATCAAAGCGTTTTATTGAAAAAATTTGTGAGCGTGCTGAAATTGCAGAAAACCAAAAAGCTTCCGCTTTGACCGGCAGTCAGCTGAAAAAGCTGGCTGAGCTTCTGACACGAGATACCTTCTCTGTCAGCGGGACAGGCGGTTTCAATACGGCTATGGCAACAGCAGGCGGAGTAGCCTTAACAGAGGTGAACTTAAAAAACATGGAATGTAAAAAATATCCGGGGCTTTTCTTTATTGGGGAAGTGCTGGACGTGGACGGGGATACAGGCGGATACAATCTGCAGTTTGCCTGGTCCAGCGGATATTTAGCAGGAAATGTGAGCGGTTAA
- a CDS encoding GntR family transcriptional regulator: protein MFQLDLKSRKTIYEQVVDNLKELIIAEVLQPEEKLPSVRELSKTLTVNPNTIQKAYRELEYQGYIYTVTGLGTFVAEPRETAINPIQLEEITARIENDIKELYFLGLNVEEIKKIILPFVEERGENK, encoded by the coding sequence ATGTTCCAGCTAGATTTAAAGAGCCGAAAAACGATATACGAACAAGTTGTGGATAACCTCAAAGAATTAATTATTGCCGAAGTATTACAGCCAGAAGAGAAATTACCTTCAGTCAGAGAATTATCCAAAACTCTGACTGTAAATCCAAATACAATTCAGAAAGCATATCGGGAGCTTGAATATCAAGGATATATCTATACCGTGACTGGTCTGGGTACTTTCGTAGCAGAACCGAGAGAAACAGCAATTAATCCGATTCAACTGGAAGAAATTACTGCCAGAATAGAAAACGATATCAAAGAATTATATTTTCTTGGTCTGAACGTTGAAGAGATAAAAAAAATAATTCTTCCGTTCGTTGAGGAAAGAGGTGAAAATAAATGA
- the pepT gene encoding peptidase T, which translates to MKPILQRFIEYVKIDTESAEDAGKVPSTEGQFDLANKLAEELKSLGASNIKVDEHACVTAKILSNMENAKQVPSIGFIAHLDTAPDCSGKNVKPQIFDHYDGGKIIINKEKNVVLSPDTNPELLDYVGNTIVTSDGTTLLGADNKAGIAIIMDSLVYIKEHPELKHGNICVAFTPDEEVHGGAELFDIEGFGADFAFTIDGEGIGEFNYETFNAADVQVEFKGVCIHPGSAKGKMINPIVLANEFLSALPRTEAPETTEGREGFYYVYEISGDTDVAKIGLLLRDFDRDSMESRMKFLRETVAQINKKWGKEYGSLEIEIEYYNMNDFLKGQEHIINTALEAYKQCGMEPKIVAVRGGTDGSTLSRRGLPTPNMFVGGHNYHSVSEFASIEAMEKARDVVIKIAELYAAKA; encoded by the coding sequence ATGAAACCTATTCTACAACGATTTATTGAGTACGTAAAGATTGATACGGAATCTGCCGAAGATGCAGGTAAGGTACCAAGTACCGAGGGTCAGTTCGATCTGGCAAATAAGCTTGCTGAAGAGTTAAAATCCTTAGGCGCATCCAATATTAAAGTCGACGAGCATGCATGTGTTACCGCCAAAATACTGAGCAATATGGAAAATGCAAAGCAGGTACCGAGCATCGGATTTATTGCACATTTAGATACGGCACCAGATTGCTCCGGTAAAAATGTCAAACCGCAAATATTTGACCATTATGACGGCGGTAAAATTATTATTAACAAGGAAAAGAATGTGGTGCTAAGTCCTGACACCAATCCGGAGCTTCTGGATTATGTGGGAAATACCATTGTAACTTCAGACGGAACCACTCTTCTGGGAGCGGATAACAAGGCCGGGATTGCCATTATTATGGATTCCCTTGTATATATCAAGGAACATCCAGAGCTTAAACACGGTAATATATGCGTGGCATTCACGCCGGATGAAGAGGTGCATGGCGGTGCCGAGCTGTTCGATATTGAAGGCTTTGGAGCGGACTTTGCTTTTACTATAGATGGAGAAGGAATTGGGGAATTTAATTACGAAACCTTCAACGCAGCAGATGTGCAGGTGGAATTTAAAGGGGTGTGCATACATCCGGGATCCGCTAAGGGTAAAATGATTAATCCAATCGTTCTGGCAAATGAGTTCCTGTCTGCACTTCCGAGAACGGAAGCTCCGGAAACTACGGAAGGACGAGAAGGCTTTTATTACGTCTATGAAATCTCAGGGGATACCGACGTGGCAAAGATCGGGCTTCTTTTAAGGGATTTTGATAGAGACAGCATGGAAAGCCGAATGAAATTCCTCAGAGAAACCGTGGCTCAAATTAATAAGAAATGGGGAAAAGAGTACGGAAGCCTTGAGATAGAGATCGAATATTACAATATGAACGACTTCCTGAAAGGACAGGAGCATATTATTAATACGGCGTTAGAAGCGTATAAACAGTGTGGAATGGAGCCAAAGATCGTAGCGGTGAGAGGCGGTACGGACGGTTCGACCCTGTCCAGAAGAGGGCTTCCTACTCCGAACATGTTCGTAGGCGGACATAATTATCACAGCGTTTCCGAATTTGCTTCTATAGAGGCGATGGAAAAGGCCAGAGACGTGGTGATTAAAATAGCGGAGCTGTATGCCGCAAAAGCCTAA